Proteins encoded together in one Cyanobium sp. WAJ14-Wanaka window:
- a CDS encoding lipoate--protein ligase family protein encodes MANRAPAPALNPSAGARWLPTLELEGSWQMALDRWLLDQGRPAFRLYRWQRPTLSLGFHQQQWPSHWSSLAEQGVIDMVRRPSGGRAVLHAGDLTYALVWPGAPANRQEAYRLCCTWLQRAFAAMGEPLQFGDQQLLGSSGNCFALRTPADLVNARGVKRIGNAQLWRQGNLLQHGSIPVNPPPELWQQLFGQSPTPLAFPSEELEGQLLAAARLALPAALLPGSLEPLQESEWQQISRLLPELAPHR; translated from the coding sequence ATGGCCAACCGTGCCCCAGCTCCAGCCCTAAACCCATCAGCTGGGGCCCGGTGGCTGCCAACCCTGGAGTTGGAAGGTAGCTGGCAGATGGCCCTGGATCGCTGGTTGCTGGACCAGGGGCGACCGGCCTTCCGGCTCTATCGCTGGCAGCGGCCAACCCTGTCGCTGGGTTTTCACCAGCAGCAGTGGCCGTCCCACTGGTCAAGCCTGGCTGAGCAAGGGGTGATCGATATGGTGCGCAGGCCCAGCGGCGGGCGGGCGGTTTTGCATGCCGGCGACCTCACCTATGCCCTGGTGTGGCCAGGGGCTCCCGCCAATCGCCAGGAGGCCTATCGCCTCTGTTGCACCTGGCTGCAAAGGGCCTTTGCCGCCATGGGAGAACCGTTGCAATTTGGCGACCAGCAGTTGCTGGGGAGCAGCGGCAATTGTTTTGCGCTGCGTACGCCAGCTGATTTGGTAAACGCCAGGGGCGTCAAGCGCATTGGCAATGCCCAGCTATGGCGCCAGGGCAACCTGCTGCAGCACGGCTCAATTCCGGTGAATCCTCCGCCAGAGCTGTGGCAGCAGCTTTTTGGCCAATCTCCTACTCCCCTAGCTTTTCCCAGCGAGGAGCTTGAGGGACAGTTGCTGGCCGCCGCCCGTTTGGCCTTGCCAGCAGCCCTGCTGCCTGGCTCGCTTGAGCCTCTGCAGGAGTCCGAATGGCAGCAAATCAGTCGGTTGCTTCCCGAGCTTGCACCTCACCGGTAG
- a CDS encoding CRR6 family NdhI maturation factor, whose translation MAAPGAAPGAVEIGAAAIGRLDLTPLASWAELGAVDLVRAAGCLELSYLWPRQADDPRELSEIAELRLWTLYADATYPWLPLVLERASGQLTRHVAMLLPHHFSRKEGIRFAPEAMELWITHRLFGLDAWAQGQGLNCRQGLAQMAAVLGYELDSGFWELLPASPGNLGQWPTVPQLQP comes from the coding sequence ATGGCCGCGCCAGGGGCCGCACCAGGGGCCGTAGAAATTGGGGCCGCTGCCATCGGGCGCTTGGATTTGACTCCCTTGGCCAGCTGGGCCGAGCTTGGGGCTGTTGATCTGGTCAGAGCTGCGGGCTGCCTAGAGCTCAGCTACCTCTGGCCCCGCCAGGCCGATGATCCGCGCGAACTTTCCGAAATTGCCGAGCTTCGCCTCTGGACCCTCTACGCGGATGCCACCTATCCATGGCTGCCCCTGGTTTTAGAGCGGGCTAGCGGCCAGCTCACCCGCCATGTGGCGATGCTGTTGCCCCACCATTTCAGCCGCAAAGAGGGCATTCGCTTCGCTCCAGAGGCCATGGAGCTCTGGATTACCCATCGCCTGTTTGGGCTAGATGCCTGGGCCCAGGGCCAGGGTCTCAATTGCCGCCAGGGTTTGGCCCAGATGGCGGCAGTCTTGGGTTACGAGCTGGATTCGGGATTTTGGGAGTTGCTGCCTGCTTCTCCAGGCAATCTGGGTCAATGGCCAACCGTGCCCCAGCTCCAGCCCTAA
- the psaM gene encoding photosystem I reaction center subunit XII: MVSSLSQAEILIALVVAAHAGVLAVRLCFSLYEA, translated from the coding sequence ATGGTGTCTTCCCTCAGCCAAGCCGAAATCCTGATTGCCCTGGTGGTGGCTGCCCACGCTGGCGTTTTGGCCGTTCGCCTCTGCTTCAGCCTCTACGAGGCCTGA
- a CDS encoding protochlorophyllide reductase, with translation MAAISRTGTVLITGTTSGVGLNATKALVARGWTVVTANRDPVKAAAAAQAMDIPDQFLNHLRMDLGDLDSVRVGVETLVASLGQPLDALLINAAVYKPRLKQPERSPQGYELSMATNHLGHFLLIQLLLEEIQRSEHPSRRVVIMGTVTANSKELGGKIPIPAPADLGDLAGFKAGFKAPIAMANAKPFKPGKAYKDSKLCNMITTQELHRRLHAQTGIVFSSLYPGCVADTPLFRHAPRAFQKIFPWFQKNITGGYVSQALAGERVAQVVADPEFASSGVHWSWGNRQKEGGKQFSQELSGKASNPETAQGVWDLSKKLVGLA, from the coding sequence ATGGCTGCCATCTCCCGCACCGGAACCGTTCTGATAACCGGTACCACCTCGGGAGTTGGGCTCAATGCCACAAAGGCCCTGGTGGCCAGGGGCTGGACCGTGGTCACCGCCAATCGGGACCCGGTCAAGGCGGCGGCGGCGGCCCAAGCCATGGATATTCCAGATCAATTCCTGAACCATCTGCGCATGGATTTAGGCGATCTGGATAGCGTCCGGGTTGGTGTCGAAACCCTTGTGGCCTCCCTGGGCCAGCCCCTAGATGCCCTGTTGATCAATGCGGCCGTCTACAAGCCCCGCCTTAAGCAACCCGAGCGATCCCCCCAGGGTTACGAGCTTTCAATGGCCACAAACCACCTGGGCCATTTCCTCCTGATCCAATTGCTGCTGGAGGAAATTCAACGCTCTGAGCACCCCTCCCGCAGGGTGGTGATCATGGGCACCGTCACGGCGAATTCCAAGGAGTTGGGCGGCAAAATCCCCATCCCGGCCCCAGCGGACCTCGGCGACCTGGCCGGCTTCAAGGCGGGATTTAAGGCTCCGATCGCCATGGCCAATGCCAAGCCCTTCAAGCCCGGCAAGGCCTACAAGGACAGCAAGCTCTGCAACATGATCACCACCCAGGAACTGCACCGCCGGCTCCACGCCCAAACCGGGATTGTGTTCAGCTCGCTCTACCCGGGCTGCGTGGCTGACACGCCCCTTTTTCGCCATGCCCCAAGGGCATTTCAAAAGATCTTTCCCTGGTTTCAGAAAAACATCACCGGGGGCTACGTGAGCCAAGCCCTAGCCGGTGAGCGGGTGGCCCAGGTGGTAGCCGATCCAGAATTTGCCAGCTCCGGGGTTCACTGGAGCTGGGGCAATCGCCAAAAGGAAGGCGGCAAGCAGTTCAGCCAGGAGCTATCTGGCAAGGCCAGCAATCCAGAAACGGCCCAAGGGGTCTGGGATCTCTCCAAGAAGCTGGTGGGCCTGGCCTAG
- a CDS encoding BMC domain-containing protein, with protein sequence MPPSSLPPSRSAARIGARSGALGARSGERTAITGTVVSGESSGASCVITTDSEGSRLARQSSHVQSIELRTYVFLDSLQPQLAAYMGTVSQGFLPIPGDACLWLEVSPGMAVHRVTDIALKASTVRLGQMIVERAFGSLALYHRDQSNVLHSGDVVLEAIGSSIERRSRCEVSWTEIIRAITPDHAVLINRQNRRGSMIQSGMSMFILETEPAGYVLIAANEAEKSSNITVVDVKAVGAFGRLTLAGKEGDVEEAAAAAMRAIHHINQSAQ encoded by the coding sequence ATGCCCCCAAGCTCGCTGCCACCCTCGAGATCTGCCGCCCGGATAGGGGCGAGATCTGGAGCCCTTGGGGCCAGATCTGGTGAGCGCACTGCAATTACGGGCACAGTGGTCAGCGGCGAGAGCAGCGGAGCCAGCTGCGTCATCACCACCGACAGCGAAGGTTCAAGGCTGGCGCGGCAGTCCAGCCACGTGCAGTCGATTGAGCTGCGCACCTACGTTTTCCTCGATTCCCTGCAGCCCCAACTGGCTGCCTACATGGGCACGGTCTCCCAGGGATTCCTGCCCATTCCAGGCGATGCCTGCCTCTGGCTTGAGGTGTCGCCGGGGATGGCGGTGCACAGGGTCACGGACATAGCCCTCAAGGCCAGCACCGTGCGCCTGGGCCAAATGATCGTGGAGCGGGCCTTTGGCTCGCTCGCCCTCTACCACCGCGACCAGAGCAATGTGCTCCACTCCGGCGATGTGGTGCTGGAAGCGATCGGCAGCAGCATCGAGCGCCGCAGCCGCTGTGAAGTGAGCTGGACCGAAATCATTCGAGCCATCACCCCAGACCATGCGGTGCTGATCAACCGCCAAAACCGGCGCGGCTCGATGATCCAGTCGGGGATGAGCATGTTCATCCTCGAAACCGAGCCCGCCGGCTACGTGCTCATAGCGGCCAACGAGGCAGAGAAGTCGTCCAACATCACGGTGGTGGATGTCAAAGCGGTCGGGGCCTTCGGTCGCCTCACCCTGGCTGGCAAAGAGGGCGATGTGGAGGAGGCTGCAGCTGCGGCGATGCGGGCCATTCACCACATCAACCAA